Part of the Gracilimonas sp. genome, CCGCCGATCAAGGCAAACGGAAGGTTTACCATGACCAACAAAGCTGTTTTCAGCGAACCGAATTCCAGATACAACAGCAGGTAAATGGCTGCTATGGCAATAATACTGAGCAAGGAAATAGTCCGGGTGGCCTGTGCTTCGCTTTCAAACTGACCGCCGTATTCCACAAAGTAGCTCTGCGGGAAGCTGACATTTTGAGATACATTGGCCCGGATCTCATCTACCGTACCACGCAAATCACGTCCTGCTACATTTGCTGAAACCACAATCTTTCGCTGCACGTTTTCCCGGCTGATGGTATTGGGGCCACTTCGGGATGTCACCGAAGCCAGTTCGGACAGCGGCACAATGGTTCCGTCTTCTAAATTGAAGGTCGCTTTTTGAACCGCTTCGATGCTGCCACGGTGGTCCTCATCAAAGCGAACCAGCAGGTCAAACATCTTGTCGCCTTCCAGAATCTGCGAGACCACTTCACCTGCAAAAGCCACATCCACCATCTCAGCGAGTTGCTGCATGGTAATTCCATAGCGAGCCAGTGCTCTTCGATCGGGACGAATTTGGATCTGCGGAACATTTTGCTGCTGTTCTACTGAGAGATCCACTACGCCTTCTACCGTTTCCATTTGTCCGCGTACTTCTTCCGCCAGTGCTCGAAGCCTGAACAGATCAGTACCAAAGATCTTGACGGCAATGTTGGCTCGGGTCCCGGACAGCATGTGATCAATGCGGTGTCCGATGGGCTGACCAATAGTGATGTTGGTTCCCGATACCACACTTAGGTCTTCCCGAAGCTGAGCTAAAACCTCTTCTTTGGTCGTGCCTTCAGGGATGTCGAGTTCAGCATCAATCTCAGAAGCATTTACGCCCTGTGCATGTTCATCTAACTCGGCGCGGCCAGTACGGCGTGAGGTCGATTCAACGGCCGGATGGTCCAGCAATATCTCTTCGATCCGTTTACCGATGGCGTTGGATTCGGTCAGAGAAGTTCCGGGTATGGTCACTGCACTGATCACCAGCGTGCCTTCATTAAACTCTGGAAGGAATGACCTTCCGAGAAATGGCAGAACCACCAGTGTTCCAAGAAAGAGTACCAAGGTTCCAATCAGAACGGTTTTCTTGATGCGAAGGACTACATTCAACACATGTTCATAGCCTGATTTTAACTTCTTGGTAAACCAGCTTTCTTCCAGTTTTCCTTTGGAGGCCTGACCGGGAAGCAAATAGTAACACATGGCCGGCGTAACAGTCATGGCAATTACCAGAGACGCGCCAATGGAAATGATATAGGCAAGTCCCAGCGGTTGTAACATACGTCCTTCGATCCCGCTTAAGAAAAACAGCGGTAGGAAAACGATCATAATGATTAGCGTGGCATTGATGATGGAAGACCGGATTTCTTTCGAGCCTTCAAATACCACGTCAATGGCCGGTTTCTGCTTAGCTTCCGGCAGCTCTGAGTTTTCCCTGAGCCGCCTGAACACGTTTTCCACATCAATGATGGCATCATCCACGATCACCCCAATGGCAATCGCCATCCCGCCCAAGGTCATGGTGTTGATCGTGATATCAAAGAATTCCAGCACAAAAATCGAGAAGATCAGAGCCAGAGGTATGGCAGTTAGCGAGATCAGTGTCGTTCGGAAATTACCGAGAAAAAGGAACAGGATCACGATCACCAAAAAGGCCCCATCCCGCAGGGCTTCAATGACGTTATCGATGGCCAGTTCAATAAATTCGGCCTGTCGAAACAGGTGGGTGTTGATCTCAAAACCGACCGGGAGGCTCGATTCGATCTGTGCCAGCGTTTCATCCACGCGAGAGGTCAGTTCCAGGGTATTTGCTCCGGGCTGTTTTTGAATAGAAATAATTACCGCCGGCTCAGCATCCACCGAGGCATCCCCGATCTTTTGAGCGGCTGCAATTTCTACCGTTGCCACATCCCCGATCGTGATCGGAATGTTATTGCGCTGGGTAATGACCGACTGCTCCAGATCCTCCACCGAATATGCCCGGCCTAGTCCACGAATGGTGTACTCCTGGCTGTATTCCCTGAAGAAACCTCCTGAGAAGTTTTCATTGGCCTGCTCCGTTGCCTGAAGTACCTGATCTAAGGTGATGTTGTATTGCTTCAGTTTTTCAGGGCTAACCCGCACCTGATATTGTTTCTGCCCACCACCGATGGGGATAACCTGAGCCACTCCTGGAATAGCCAAAAGCCTTCTTCTGATTTCCCAGTCGGCTGCCGTTCGCACTTCCAACTCAGAGTGCTCATCGCTGTTCACACTCACCAGCATGATCTCTCCCATAATGGAGGAGATCGGTGCCATAATGGGCGGCGGGACTTCTTCGGGCAGACTGGTTGCTACCAGCTGCAGTTTCTCATTCACAATTTGACGGGCCCTGAAAATATCGGTGCCCCAGTCAAATTCGACCCATACAATGGATATACCTTTGGCGGTTGACGAGCGAACCCTTCGGACACCTGTCGCTCCATTTACCGACGTTTCGACCGGGATGGTTACCAGCCGTTCTACTTCTTCCGGGGCCAACCCGTGCGCTTCCGTCATGACGGTCACTGTGGGGGCGGTTAAATCCGGAAATACATCCACTGGCATCCGGTCTGCGATATAAATTCCGGCTGCTAAAATAACGACCGAGCTTACCAATACGACCAAACGGTACTTTAATGATCCTCTGATTATTGCATCTAACATAATATATTCTCCTTGGTTTGATTAATGAGCGTGTCCTTCCGCAGGGGCTTCAGAAGACAACGAAGCCAACTTCACCTGATACGCATTGGTCGTTACGATATGCTCGCCTTGTTCGAGGCCGGAGGTCACCTCCACCCAGCCCCGGTTCCTGGTGCCCGTGGTAATAGCTCGCTTCTGAAACGACTCTCCTCCCACCTGCACATACACTGCGAAATTAGCCTCTTCTTCAATCAGGGCTGATTCCGGGATCGCAATCACGTTTTCTTTCTGATCCGTGTCGATCTCAGCGGTAACAAAGAGTCCGCTATGTAATCCTTCCCGGTTATCTATTTCATAGATTAAGGAAATCGTTCGGGTTTGGGGTTCCACTTGTTTCCCCGCGCTCAGCAAGCGTCCGTTCACCTCGTCCATGCCGTACATCTTCTCATTTCCCTGTACGTAAAAAACGACTGCTCCGGGATTTTGAATAGACATTCGCTCAGCAGCCGGAACATGAACGCTCAGCCACATTTTGGACATATCGACAATGCGAACCAGCGGCTCACCGGCTTTCACTTGCATTCCCGGTCGCACATAGGATTCAACTATGGTTCCGGAGATCGGGGCTTTCATGGCAAAGCGGTAGGAAGATTCTGAGTCGCCATAGGTATCTACAGTTGAGGTATCAATTTGAGCGATTTCATTAATCGTCTGAAATTGCGTGAGCGCCTGACGGTATTCAATCCGTGCTCTTTCCAGTTCTACTTCCGGAATTGCCTCTTTTTCAAACAATCGTTTCGAGCGTTCCAAATTCTTTTTAGCCAAAGACAATTGAGACTGTGCATTGATAAACTGCTGGGCATAGTTTTCTCCATCCGCTGATTGAATGGAAGGATTCAGCTGCACCAACGACGTGCCTTTGCTGATGTCCTGCCCTTCAACCGGCAGACTTTGATTGGCACTGCTCAGGATAATTCCTGAAAATGGAGCCGAAACCGTAACTTCTCTGCTTTGAACCGGCTTAATCTCACCGTGGGCATTTACTGTTTCAGATAGCGTCTGTCGGCTTACCTGCTTGGTACCAAACGGAATGTTCCACTGCTGTTCTTTCAGAAATGAGATCAAATTCGGATCTTCCTCAGTGGCCGTTTGTGGAATATCACCGGCTGAACTATACACCGGGATACCATCTACGTAGAGCGTATCATTCACCATTCCCTGAATGGCGATGGTGAGATTATATCGGCCGGCCTTTTCAAACGTAAAATCAGGACCATAAATACCAGGGATTTGAACCTCATCTTCAGTTAAAGAAACCGAGGCTCCGTTTTCAGAGCGCATTGAAAAATTCACTGTTGAATTATCCAAGCCAGCAAAGTCAGAAAGCCGAGTCAAGTGCACGGCAAAGGTCGCTTCCTGTCCTACGATAAGCTCTGGATACTCCATAAAAAGCTCGGTCTCGTCCGTCCATTGTGTGATCACACCTGCGCCTACCAACTGAGGTTCCGCATCTTCATGTTGATGAGCCGATTCCCCCTCATGGCTGTGGGTTTCTTCCCCATCCGAGTGAGTTTCTTCATTAGCTTGAGTACCTCTGTCTGTTTGTTCGGCTTCGTGACTGTGGGCGTCTTCTCCGGCATGGGAATGTTCCTGGTTGTCAGCTTCCTGATTCTGAGCGGGTGTAACTTCGTGGGAATGATCAGCATCCTCACCATGATTATGGTCTTCCTGTTCTGAGCCGCAACCGGCCAAAATAAATGCAGCGCCTATAAATAAGGCTGTAAATAAATTTTTCATTGATCTGTGTTATTTTGAGTTGAAAAGAGTTTTCCTGATGTAATGGTATCGAGTGTGAAAAGGGCTTGTTGGTAATCAGCGGTAATACGATGCTGAAGGCTACGGCCATCGACGTAGGCTTTGGTGGCATCCAGCAATTCGAATAGCGAATAACGTCCTTGTTGATAAGCAGAACGTGCCGTTTCCAGCATTTCAGCGGAAAGTGAATGCTGTTGCATCTCCTGCCACTGCGTATATAAATTCTGAACGCGTTGATAGGCCACATCCACCTGATCGCGAATAGCTCGTCGTTGAATATGTAGAGACGTTTCTACACTTCTTTGTTCTGCCTCCGCTACGGTAATATTTCCACTGTTTCGGTTAAAGATGGGCAGTTGTATGCCCCCGCCGATCACAAAACCTTCCGAGCCGTCCGACTGATTTTTATAGCCGAAATTTATCTTTAAGTCCGGCAAGCGCTCTCGTTTCTCGACTTTGTATTTTAGTCCGAGAGCTTCTGCTTCAAGCTCAATAGCTTGTAAATCGGCCCGGTATTCCAGGGCGTACTGTTTCAGTGTTTCCGAATCTTCCATGATCGGCTCCACCGGCAAATCTGCTTCTACCTGAAAGTCAAAGCCGGTTTCTTCCGAAGAAGTGATCATAGAAGCCAGTTGCTTCCCTGTTTGCATCATTTCCAGCTCAACTTCATTGCGCATACGCAAGTACCGATTTTTTTCCACCGTAAAACGCTGCACCTGAAGACCTGACTCAGTGCCTTCCGTTTGTCGGGCTATGGCTGATGCCAACACTTCGTGAATAACATCAAGTGCTTGGTTATATACCTGAAATTTGTGCTGTAAAAACCAATATTCGGCATACAAGCTTTTTACTTGTTGTATGAGAACCGAGCGGTTATACTCATAGCTCAATTCAGCGGCCTCACTGCTTTTATTAGCGCTTTTGTTTCGGAGGAACGGCTGACCCAGCAGTTCAATCGGCTGCGAGATCTGGTAGGTCGTTTCGTCATAATCGAGCGTACCGGCATTGAGCTGTTCGCTGAAGATGCTGACCTCGGGATTCATGTACGATTTATACTGTTGAGCTGCTCCTTGCTTTCGGAGCTTGTCAAGCTCTGCCAGTTCTTGCTGGAGACTGCGTTGCTTGAACCGTTCAACAACGTCCTCTAAGGAAAGTGTTTGGGATTGGGCGTGAACCTGTAATGGTACCCATAGGAATACCAAAAACAAGATCCACCACTTGGATGAATTCATAAATTTGATGTATTAATGGTTATAGAATGTTAATGGAGATAGCTGATAAGAGATGCTATCTGGCAAAGGGAAGTATTATCCCAGGGGTGGGCCGCGTAAAAAGAGAGGAGGAAAATCTTCTGGTGAGTTAATAAAGTCCGGCGGGGGTAAATCCAGTAATTCCGGGTTCTGATCTATAATCTTGGGTACTCTTGGAGATTCAACAAATTCAAAAAGGATATTTCTTTCGCTGAATGCTTTAGTAGTAGTTTTCTGAGTCAGCGTCCCCGTTAGATCAACCGTTGCCGTTGGGTGTTGGTGGGCATCTTTATCATCAAACTCTAAGTTGTGGCTATGATCTGTATCAACCGGATGGACATGTACATACGTATGAATGTCTCCATGATCGAACAAATGATTAAAAATAGAGTGCAGATGAAGGCCATTGCCAAATAGTGTACATAGAAATAGTGCAATCAAAACAAGATTGATTGTGAACTTTTTATATGTAGTCGATTTTTTTGGCATTGTTTTAATATAGTCTGTACATAAGGTAATTACAAACCTGTATGCTTTCAAAGAATCTTATCTATACAGTTGAGACAAGAAAATAATATCAATCATTTTCAAATTCGATCTAAGATAATGAATGAAGATTTAAGCATGGTATTTAAAGCACTGGGGCATCCACGCCGCCTAAAAATTGTCCGCCGACTGATGGATAGGATTCATGCCTGCTGCGAAGTCAATCAACAGGAGAATTGCTGTCTGGAAGAGCCAACCTGCGACTTTAGCGAACTAACAGAGGAACTGGGTATTCAAAAAGCAACGCTTTCTCTCGATCTAAAAGAGCTTCGCCATGCCGGGATTGTGCAAACAATCAAGGATGGGCGGAAGGTGGCCATTCAAATCAATCCGGAGCTGTTGGAAAAACTTCATACCTTTTTTGAAGTTTCAATAGACCAAAATACCCGTAATAGAATGAGTGAATTGGTTAACGAATAACGACAACAATAGCCGTTCATTCGGTTCGGTCTATATCCGTCGCTTAAGGGTGCCAGGCCTCGTCTGTTCTTGCCCGCTTTCCATTCAGGAGATAACCATTAATACGAAAATAAACTCAACACATTAGCGCTTTCACCTTATACTCAATGGCATTATAACACCTTCAAAAATCAAACTTGAGAACTTGCATTCTGTAGAATTATCCTCTCTTGGTGAAGTAACCTGAAAAAATCTAAACGGCACAGCAACTCAGTTTCTTAACGTCCTTGTCGAAGGTGAGCGCAGCCAGTTTGATGCCCTCTGACAGCGTTAGGTACGGGTGGAATTCGGATTTGAGCGACTGCACAGTCACCCCATGCCTCATAGCCAGAGCCAGTTCCATCAATAGTTCCGAGCCTTCCGGTGCCAAAATACGGGCTCCAATCAATCGGTCGTTGTCTTTGTTACGGATCAACTTGATATAACCACGGGTGTCCCGAGCGGCGATGGACCGAGGTACATTGTCCAGCGTAAGTTTCGTTGCTTGGTAGTTGACTCCCGCTTCTTCCGCTTGCTGTTCATCCATGCCCACACCGGCCACCTGTGGATCTGTGAAAATAACCCACGGTAAGACTGAAAAATCAGCTTTTCCATGACTATCTCTCATCGCATTTTCAGCCGCAATTTTACCTTCATAAGCCGCAGTATATACGAACTGCCGTTCGCCAAGTATATCGCCAGCAGCAAAGATGTTGGCTACATTGGTTCGCATGGTTTCATCAACGGGAATGTAGCCGCGTCCTTTGGTGTAAATTCCGGCAGATTCAAGATTTAAATGTTCTGTATTTCCCTGCCTGCCGGTAGCAACTAATATCTGATCGGCTTTAAATTCCTTTCCTTCTCCGTTCAACGTAAAGCGGATGCTTCTTTTGTTACCTGTTTTTGTTACTTCCAGAATGTCTGTGTTCGTTAAAATGGACAATCCTTCCTCTTCCAAATATCCCGTTAAGGCTGTTGCAAGCTCTTCGGGTTGATCACTTAACACGTGTTCAGATCGCTGCAATACCGTTACCTTGCTTCCAAGCCGACTAAAGAGTTGTGCATTTTCAAGAGCAATATATCCGCCGCCCAAAATGATGAGCTCTTCCGGGAGTTCCTCAAGTTCATAGGCCGATTCATTGGTCAGATATCCCGCTTCTTTCAGTCCGGGTATTTCAGGAATGAACGGGGAAGCCCCTGTGGCAATTAAAATGTTCTCGCCGGTGTAGGTTGAATTATTAACCTGAACCTGATTTGTTTGAATTAACTTTCCGTACCCCTCAATAAGGGTGATGCTTGGATCATCCTTTATCACATTCACATATTTTTCCTGGCGAAGATCACGAACCATCTCCCGTTTTTGCTCAATCACTTTTTTAAAATCACTGATGGTTGCCGTGGTTTCAATCCCTTCAAACCTCGGATGGGAAGCATTGTGAAAGGCTTCTGCTGTTCGGATCAGTGTTTTGGATGGCACGCACCCCACATTTACGCACGTTCCACCTGTTGGCAGACCTTTATTAATAATAAGCGCAGTTCCCCCCAATTCACTGGCTCGGATAGCGGCAGCAAAAGCAGCCGAACCGCCCCCGATAATAATCAACGAGTAATGGTTTTCACCAGTTTGCTCTTTTCCTGATTCGCCCACTACCTGATACTTTCCCGTCTGATTTACGGCTTCAATCACTGAAGCTTTATCAAGGGTGGATTCATCAAATGATACTGTAGCCTTGCCCTTCGGATAGCTTACATCCGTCTTCTGTATTCCGTTTAGTTTGGATAGGTTTTTCTCAATAGAAACGGCGCAATGATCGCACGTCATGCCCGCTATGTTCAGTTCCAGTTCTTTCATCCTATTATTCGTTATCTTGCTCTTGTTGAAGGTGGGCTGTAAATCCGGTCTTATTGATGGCATCCTGGAGGTCTTTTTCCGTGAGTTTCTTTTTTAAATACGAAATAGTAGCCGTTCCGCTGTCGTAGGATACCTCGGACTCAACAATTCCATCCAGTTTACCCAACTCATTTTTTACACTGGCTTCACACCCAGCGCAGGTCATGCCTTCCACATTGAAGGTGACATGTTCTACATCTGCCTCAGAAACATATTGTACTTGAGTGGGCTGAGCGTCAGAGAAAAACCAATGAGAGTAGTTTGGAAAAGCCAGCAACAGCGCCGCCACAACGGTTACGATGCCAAGAAACGATTTAGACTGGGTGAAATGGGCTTCTTCAGGATCACATTCACAGTCGATCTCTTTTGAGGGCTTCAGTTTTTGGTACCATGCAAACCCAAGTAAAAGAACAGTCAGCCCAATTAAATAAGGCCGGAATGGGTCCATGAATGAAAACGTAGAGGCGATACTACTTGTGCCTGCCAGAATAGCCAGCACCGGTGTGATGCAGCAAAGGGACGCAATAAATGCAACTCCGAGTCCCGCACTCAGCCATTTGGTGTCAGTTTTATTGTTTTGCTGCTTGTTCATGCTGCTAATACCTCCATAATGGCATTGTTTTCAATCTGGTTAAAAAGTGGTTTCAAAAGCTCGTCATAAGGTTCTTGCAGAGAATAGAAGATGAGTTTTCCCTCTCGTCTCGAATCTAAAAGTCCGGTGTCTT contains:
- a CDS encoding efflux RND transporter permease subunit; translated protein: MLDAIIRGSLKYRLVVLVSSVVILAAGIYIADRMPVDVFPDLTAPTVTVMTEAHGLAPEEVERLVTIPVETSVNGATGVRRVRSSTAKGISIVWVEFDWGTDIFRARQIVNEKLQLVATSLPEEVPPPIMAPISSIMGEIMLVSVNSDEHSELEVRTAADWEIRRRLLAIPGVAQVIPIGGGQKQYQVRVSPEKLKQYNITLDQVLQATEQANENFSGGFFREYSQEYTIRGLGRAYSVEDLEQSVITQRNNIPITIGDVATVEIAAAQKIGDASVDAEPAVIISIQKQPGANTLELTSRVDETLAQIESSLPVGFEINTHLFRQAEFIELAIDNVIEALRDGAFLVIVILFLFLGNFRTTLISLTAIPLALIFSIFVLEFFDITINTMTLGGMAIAIGVIVDDAIIDVENVFRRLRENSELPEAKQKPAIDVVFEGSKEIRSSIINATLIIMIVFLPLFFLSGIEGRMLQPLGLAYIISIGASLVIAMTVTPAMCYYLLPGQASKGKLEESWFTKKLKSGYEHVLNVVLRIKKTVLIGTLVLFLGTLVVLPFLGRSFLPEFNEGTLVISAVTIPGTSLTESNAIGKRIEEILLDHPAVESTSRRTGRAELDEHAQGVNASEIDAELDIPEGTTKEEVLAQLREDLSVVSGTNITIGQPIGHRIDHMLSGTRANIAVKIFGTDLFRLRALAEEVRGQMETVEGVVDLSVEQQQNVPQIQIRPDRRALARYGITMQQLAEMVDVAFAGEVVSQILEGDKMFDLLVRFDEDHRGSIEAVQKATFNLEDGTIVPLSELASVTSRSGPNTISRENVQRKIVVSANVAGRDLRGTVDEIRANVSQNVSFPQSYFVEYGGQFESEAQATRTISLLSIIAIAAIYLLLYLEFGSLKTALLVMVNLPFALIGGIYTVLFTSGIISIASLVGFITLFGIATRNGILMVSHYQQLRKEGKEFLQAIRQGAMERLNPILMTALTAGLALIPLALAAGEPGNEIQSPMAQVILGGLLSSTLLNMVVIPALLAQFESQ
- the merTP gene encoding mercuric transport protein MerTP, with product MNKQQNNKTDTKWLSAGLGVAFIASLCCITPVLAILAGTSSIASTFSFMDPFRPYLIGLTVLLLGFAWYQKLKPSKEIDCECDPEEAHFTQSKSFLGIVTVVAALLLAFPNYSHWFFSDAQPTQVQYVSEADVEHVTFNVEGMTCAGCEASVKNELGKLDGIVESEVSYDSGTATISYLKKKLTEKDLQDAINKTGFTAHLQQEQDNE
- a CDS encoding ArsR family transcriptional regulator, whose protein sequence is MNEDLSMVFKALGHPRRLKIVRRLMDRIHACCEVNQQENCCLEEPTCDFSELTEELGIQKATLSLDLKELRHAGIVQTIKDGRKVAIQINPELLEKLHTFFEVSIDQNTRNRMSELVNE
- a CDS encoding TolC family protein, which codes for MNSSKWWILFLVFLWVPLQVHAQSQTLSLEDVVERFKQRSLQQELAELDKLRKQGAAQQYKSYMNPEVSIFSEQLNAGTLDYDETTYQISQPIELLGQPFLRNKSANKSSEAAELSYEYNRSVLIQQVKSLYAEYWFLQHKFQVYNQALDVIHEVLASAIARQTEGTESGLQVQRFTVEKNRYLRMRNEVELEMMQTGKQLASMITSSEETGFDFQVEADLPVEPIMEDSETLKQYALEYRADLQAIELEAEALGLKYKVEKRERLPDLKINFGYKNQSDGSEGFVIGGGIQLPIFNRNSGNITVAEAEQRSVETSLHIQRRAIRDQVDVAYQRVQNLYTQWQEMQQHSLSAEMLETARSAYQQGRYSLFELLDATKAYVDGRSLQHRITADYQQALFTLDTITSGKLFSTQNNTDQ
- the merA gene encoding mercury(II) reductase, with protein sequence MKELELNIAGMTCDHCAVSIEKNLSKLNGIQKTDVSYPKGKATVSFDESTLDKASVIEAVNQTGKYQVVGESGKEQTGENHYSLIIIGGGSAAFAAAIRASELGGTALIINKGLPTGGTCVNVGCVPSKTLIRTAEAFHNASHPRFEGIETTATISDFKKVIEQKREMVRDLRQEKYVNVIKDDPSITLIEGYGKLIQTNQVQVNNSTYTGENILIATGASPFIPEIPGLKEAGYLTNESAYELEELPEELIILGGGYIALENAQLFSRLGSKVTVLQRSEHVLSDQPEELATALTGYLEEEGLSILTNTDILEVTKTGNKRSIRFTLNGEGKEFKADQILVATGRQGNTEHLNLESAGIYTKGRGYIPVDETMRTNVANIFAAGDILGERQFVYTAAYEGKIAAENAMRDSHGKADFSVLPWVIFTDPQVAGVGMDEQQAEEAGVNYQATKLTLDNVPRSIAARDTRGYIKLIRNKDNDRLIGARILAPEGSELLMELALAMRHGVTVQSLKSEFHPYLTLSEGIKLAALTFDKDVKKLSCCAV
- a CDS encoding efflux RND transporter periplasmic adaptor subunit, with the translated sequence MKNLFTALFIGAAFILAGCGSEQEDHNHGEDADHSHEVTPAQNQEADNQEHSHAGEDAHSHEAEQTDRGTQANEETHSDGEETHSHEGESAHQHEDAEPQLVGAGVITQWTDETELFMEYPELIVGQEATFAVHLTRLSDFAGLDNSTVNFSMRSENGASVSLTEDEVQIPGIYGPDFTFEKAGRYNLTIAIQGMVNDTLYVDGIPVYSSAGDIPQTATEEDPNLISFLKEQQWNIPFGTKQVSRQTLSETVNAHGEIKPVQSREVTVSAPFSGIILSSANQSLPVEGQDISKGTSLVQLNPSIQSADGENYAQQFINAQSQLSLAKKNLERSKRLFEKEAIPEVELERARIEYRQALTQFQTINEIAQIDTSTVDTYGDSESSYRFAMKAPISGTIVESYVRPGMQVKAGEPLVRIVDMSKMWLSVHVPAAERMSIQNPGAVVFYVQGNEKMYGMDEVNGRLLSAGKQVEPQTRTISLIYEIDNREGLHSGLFVTAEIDTDQKENVIAIPESALIEEEANFAVYVQVGGESFQKRAITTGTRNRGWVEVTSGLEQGEHIVTTNAYQVKLASLSSEAPAEGHAH